From Motacilla alba alba isolate MOTALB_02 chromosome 4A, Motacilla_alba_V1.0_pri, whole genome shotgun sequence, one genomic window encodes:
- the LOC119712921 gene encoding rho-related GTP-binding protein RhoG-like: protein MQTIKCVVVGDGAVGKTCLLISYTTNAFPEEYIPTVFDNYSAQMTVDGRTVSLNLWDTAGQEEYDRLRTLSYPQTNVFIICFSIGSPSSYANVRHKWHPEVSHHCPNVPILLVGTKRDLRSDLETVKKLKEQSLAPTTPQQGTSLAKQIGAVKYLECSALNQEGVREVFAEAVRAVLYPVTKKNTRKCVLL from the coding sequence ATGCAGACCATAAAGTGCGTGGTGGTCGGAGATGGCGCGGTGGGAAAAACTTGTCTCCTCATCAGCTACACCACCAATGCCTTCCCAGAAGAGTACATCCCTACTGTGTTTGACAACTACAGTGCCCAGATGACCGTGGATGGGCGGACAGTCAGCCTGAATCTCTGGGACACTGCGGGCCAGGAGGAGTACGACCGCCTGCGCACGCTCTCCTACCCCCAAACCAACGTCTTCATCATCTGCTTCTCCATTGGCAGCCCCTCCTCCTACGCAAACGTCAGGCACAAATGGCACCCTGAAGTTTCTCACCACTGTCCAAACGTCCCCATCCTTTTAGTGGGCACGAAGAGAGACTTGAGAAGTGACCTGGAAACGGTTAAAAAGTTGAAAGAGCAGAGCTTGGCTCCCACTACCCCGCAGCAGGGGACTTCACTGGCTAAACAAATTGGAGCGGTCAAATATTTGGAGTGCTCGGCATTGAATCAGGAGGGTGTTCGGGAGGTGTTTGCTGAGGCTGTCCGTGCAGTTCTGTATCCTGTGACAAAGAAGAACACAAGAAAATGTGTCTTATTGTAG
- the ITGB1BP2 gene encoding integrin beta-1-binding protein 2: MASLCYNKGCGQRFDPERNAEDSCLYHPGVPIFHDALKGWSCCKKRTTDFSEFLSIKGCTKGFHSKEKPPEPCSQEKTSDEPKAKPVKELIVQGPKSAEKMLRERPSSDEPRQLLPIKVSRSLEQALEKLNVSSEDKTLESRCTGEEAAQVRAGTRCKNAACKAIYQGPESNTEVCTFHPGVPVFHEGMKYWSCCGIKTTDFSAFMEQPGCSRGCHCWTEKKDKKAVQCRQDWHQTGSQVVVTVYAKNPLPALSSVKANRTVLEAHVIFEGNKIFQAELELWGTVDVEKSFVSMVPAKVEITLCKASPGSWARLELPQSKLQSCGEQEKEAANTEEPGAVQDEDSDDSLSWSEEEDEEELEMGTPGMITPSN; the protein is encoded by the exons ATGGCCTCGCTGTGCTACAACAAGGGCTGCGGGCAGAGGTTTGATCCCGAGCGCAACGCCGAGG atTCCTGCCTGTATCACCCGGGTGTCCCCATTTTTCACGATGCCCTGAAG GGCTGGTCTTGTTGCAAGAAACGCACGACAGACTTCTCTGAGTTCCTCTCCATAAAG ggatgcACAAAGGGGTTTCACAGCAAGGAGAAgccccctgagccctgcagccaaGAGAAGACCTCAGATGAACCAAAGGCCAAACCAGTGAAGGAGCTCATTGTCCAAGGACCAAAATCAGCTGAGAAGATGCTGCGGGAAAGACCAAG ctCTGATGAACCAAGACAACTGCTGCCAATTAAAGTATCCAGGTCTCTGGAGCAGGCACTGGAGAAACTGAACGTGTCCTCTGAGGACAAGACACTCGAGAGCAGGTGTACAG GTGAGGAGGCTGCCCAGGTGAGAGCTGGCACCAGGTGCAAGAACGCAGCCTGCAAGGCG ATCTACCAGGGCCCAGAGAGTAACACAGAGGTTTGTACGTTTCATCCTGGCGTTCCTGTCTTCCATGAGGG GATGAAGtactggagctgctgtggaatCAAAACCACGGACTTCAGTGCCTTcatggagcagccaggctgcagccgTGGGTGTCACTGCTGGACAGAAAAGAAG GACAAGAAGGCGGTGCAGTGCCGGCAGGACTGGCACCAAACCGGCAGCCAGGTGGTGGTGACAGTCTATGCCAAGAaccccctgcctgccctcagcagcGTGAAGGCCAATCGCACCGTG CTTGAGGCTCATGTCATCTTTGAAGGGAATAAGATTTTCCAGGCAGAACTGGAGCTCTGGGGG ACCGTTGATGTGGAGAAGAGCTTTGTGAGCATGGTCCCAGCCAAGGTGGAGATCACGCTCTGCaaagccagccctggctcctgggccaggctggagctcccCCAAAGCAAGTTGCAGTCCTGTGGTGAGCAAGAGAAGGAAGCTGCAAACACAGAggagcctggggctgtgcaggatgAGGATTCTGATGACAGCTTGAGCTGGTcggaggaggaagatgaggaagagctggagatGGGAACACCGGGTATGATAACACCGAGTAACTGA